The Triticum aestivum cultivar Chinese Spring chromosome 7B, IWGSC CS RefSeq v2.1, whole genome shotgun sequence genome window below encodes:
- the LOC100682470 gene encoding spermine synthase: protein MEGGGARNVSAAAAQTEGSGDDGSRKPLPPCCVKAQAAVAESEAKCHATVVSGWFTGTRSRSGKPSKAQYFNNPMWPGEAHSLKVEKILYQGKSPYQEVLVFESSTYGNVLVLDGIVQLTDKDECAYQEMVTHLALCSIPSPKNVLVVGGGDGGVLREIAKHDSVETIDICEIDQLVIDVCKDFFPRLYVGYKDPRVRLHVGDAVEFLRNSPEGKYDAIIVDSSDPIGPAQELVEKPFFQTIARALKPGGVLSNLAESMWLHTHLIQDMLSICREVFKGGVHYAWASVPTYPSGVIGFLLCAKDGPPVDFLTPVNPIEKIEGATKDGREMRFYNSEIHRAAFILPTFVKRELEAYSTSTEKEKPEKPTAKPVKMKVMRDSAITAS, encoded by the exons ATGGAGGGTGGAGGCGCAAGAAATGTTTCTGCAGCGGCAGCACAGACAGAGGGAAGTGGGGATGATGGCTCCCGCAAGCCACTGCCTCCTTGCTGTGTCAAGGCGCAGGCTGCTGTGGCGGAATCTGAGGCCAAGTGCCACGCTACTGTGGTGTCCGGGTGGTTCACAGGAACCCGCTCACGCTCTG GTAAACCAAGCAAAGCGCAGTACTTCAACAATCCAATGTGGCCTG GGGAGGCTCATTCGTTGAAAGTAGAGAAGATTTTGTACCAGGGGAAATCGCCATACCAAGAAGTTTTAGTATTCGAG TCTTCAACCTATGGGAATGTCCTTGTGCTCGATGGAATTGTTCAGCTGACTGACAAGGATGAATGTGCATACCAGGAAATGGTCACTCACCTTGCACTGTGCTCAATTCCATCTCCTAAAAAT GTTTTGGTTGTCgggggtggtgatggtggtgtacTACGAGAAATAGCCAAGCATGATTCAGTGGAGACTATAGACATATGCGAGATTGATCAGCTAGTTATTGAT GTTTGTAAAGATTTTTTCCCACGTCTGTATGTTGGATATAAAGACCCTCGTGTCCGACTTCATGTTGGTGATG CTGTGGAGTTCTTGAGAAATTCTCCAGAAGGAAAATACGATGCCATTATTGTTGATTCATCAGATCCAATTG GGCCAGCTCAGGAGCTTGTGGAGAAGCCCTTCTTTCAGACAATTGCTAGGGCTTTAAAGCCTGGCGGTGTTCTTTCTAATCTAGCTGAAAGTATGTGGCTGCACACACATCTAATCCAGGATATGCTTTCTATctgtcgggaggtattcaagggtGGCGTGCACTATGCCTGGGCGAGTGTTCCGACGTATCCTAG TGGTGTCATTGGATTTTTGCTATGCGCGAAGGACGGTCCACCGGTGGACTTCCTGACTCCTGTGAACCCAATCGAGAAAATTGAAGGAGCTACTAAAGATGGACGAGAGATGAGATTTTACAATTCAGAG ATTCATAGGGCTGCTTTTATTCTGCCAACGTTTGTAAAGAGGGAGCTGGAGGCATATAGCACTTCCACTGAAAAG GAGAAACCGGAGAAGCCAACGGCAAAACCAGTGAAGATGAAGGTAATGCGGGACAGCGCAATTACCGCTTCCTAG